One segment of Neodiprion fabricii isolate iyNeoFabr1 chromosome 1, iyNeoFabr1.1, whole genome shotgun sequence DNA contains the following:
- the LOC124176976 gene encoding protein virilizer isoform X1: MENVELLFFDTFSHDISEELNLDLVQFPKPVFISEVRIIPLGARVQADFPGGVRLGATNPSQFEIEFFVNDLSKPGASTFESLGGLEYKQNIHIQLECERKQIPTDGLVLRGWYTTITLAVYGTLTKSLSNPPEVPTPAANSTVCVSGSEETPECTAQIPEQSAEWYYENPQPANSTETCVAATPSPPVQPIQTVDPSRNVVPEPVATVPTEQWEEHPGNALIKMGKRPSSPPTESLVSLSPESISAEEEDGDRDGIEIGTVEPFEPILSDEDIMADDAPPSVDYECDVTQVLNQYSLIPPDLLDLNKPVLPTGKKSDDGAGHDRHQKMLCAITKSVLNFINASGQEKETFVHNCETMCLMLNNMDLSKDDFKDFTKVVDAGLDMDLARSHPQPAYKVRHIKVGVRLAEALCKIPHGPAVLLDVKAPSRLLYLCMQENVALPVKLSALRALDAALISPEIVAQFSTPNSNLYKLALEMLDAAKLARLKYALSSLLRKIHVYELLAETTELTESVVSELTNAYMFAPTLMSQPKRQLPASARIEFEREPGTHSHLIAYFSHHKLMHRVLLALISSKSNVCLIKAIRHFLLCLAETTEGLLYLLDIPEITKMILRALHYDRPGLGCLLAWRLQVVQCLISLQSSDWTYLKKLHSFLAYPEGLRAIIAVVPMDKFIEILLPYLSDVTLGEFAAEIISMIVRYSDHVEIFQNRATDILEKSRNHPVLREVTSYLTIAMQRTSWDYSDVSSLVIVIRKHSNRAPSLPGELVTACRILVYLIFPSKNDSDPMEPYVELKHCNALTQLFAAGGLPALLTVMTNIAEFYEQPYLHRAALTGRRGLALAALLLPCVKLIGAMLDRLVKCMGTDFKDLTAVVPLLGVYSLVEAMPSTRFVHNLSNEIVETLLIFTRAVDADGSGNVAKSLWTQMLGEVLKMVALSPCNFVPGIKLLERLLPPILNFKEIAPEDVPRMLGQRKLWSAHLQAQATNLTETLRLLCNSWNIDLLTLLSSVCKQLSDLAAPTALLVGRCLLDSVLAATPLEKNIPILVLLGDLVRHAPLKATLLTLTSPAARAQVKSDQRYPPVIELLCSTLKTTSDNFVQREILDILVTLCDSTLSLIDLDASETFEKRLTHSVPSKEPLLAIITTLIEILANAPKYQLDILKHTLNALISLTAHNYGLYHVKSCLESHPAALFELLEHVSNLDDGDENKKCVSGLTVTFLESLISCKLPTRTLFLRVQQLASVISWGKTNHPLEQYEDTKDLVEALKNVEQKEEKESIPEMLEPLLPTPEALLNQFSQRSFGLITRPIKRSEKLMFGPNHQPLHEIAVDLLTLATELLPADFNLLSETQRLCTKAPPNDTNQSVQPKAQIDNQDNRDPQKSSTSTAKTKQPFVTPMRGRAQFTNSMRGGPAAGGVGRGADPFRSRPPNTSRPPSLHVDDFVALETCGAQPTGPTGYNKISIRGPCPSRGVMVGSGGRGRPWLPETRPPYLR; the protein is encoded by the exons atggaaaacgtagaattattatttttcgacacATTTTCGCACGATATCTCCGAG GAACTTAACTTAGACCTTGTACAATTTCCTAAGCCCGTGTTCATTAGTGAGGTTCGGATAATACCTCTGGGTGCACGCGTTCAGGCAGACTTTCCAGGGGGCGTCCGGCTAGG agcAACTAATCCATCCCAGTTTGAgatagaattttttgtaaacgaTTTGAGCAAACCTGGAGCTTCAACCTTCGAATCACTGGGAGGCTTGGAATACAAACAAAACATTCACATTCAACTGGAATGCGAACGCAAACAAATACCCACCGATGGACTTGTTTTACGCGGGTGGTATACAACCATTACTTTGGCGGTCTACGGTACTCTCACAAAAAGCTTAAGTAATCCCCCAGAAGTACCTACTCCAGCTGCCAACTCAACAGTATGCGTTAGCGGATCAGAAGAAACTCCAGAATGTACAGCTCAGATACCTGAACAGTCAGCTGAATGGTATTATGAAAACCCACAGCCTGCAAATTCCACG GAAACCTGTGTCGCAGCCACGCCATCCCCACCTGTACAGCCAATACAAACAGTTGATCCTTCAAGGAATGTAGTTCCAGAACCTGTGGCAACTGTTCCAACAGAACAGTGGGAAGAACATCCTGGAAATGCCTTAATAAAAATGGGCAAACGGCCTTCTTCGCCTCCTACAGAATCTTTAGTTTCACTAAGTCCAGAATCAATTTCTGCAGAGGAAGAAGACGGAGATAGAGATGGAATCGAAATAGGAACTGTAGAGCCCTTTGAACCAATCCTCAGTGATGAAGATATTATGGCTGACGATGCCCCACCAAGTGTAGATTATGAATGTGACGTTACGCAAGTACTTAATCAGTATTCTCTAATACCTCCAGATCTACTGGATCTAAACAAGCCTGTGCTACCTACAGGTAAAAAGTCTGATGACGGTGCTGGCCATGATCGGCATCAGAAAATGTTATGTGCCATCACAAAATctgttttaaatttcatcaatgCTTCTGGACAAGAGAAAGAGACATTCGTCCACAATTGTGAAACAATGTGTTTAATGTTAAACAATATGGATTTGAGCAAGGATGATTTCAAGGATTTCACAAAAGTTGTTGATGCAGGACTTGACATGGATTTAGCTCGCAGCCATCCTCAACCTGCCTATAAGGTACGCCATATAAAAGTTGGCGTTCGATTAGCTGAAGCATTATGCAAAATTCCTCACGGACCAGCAGTATTGTTGGATGTAAAAGCTCCATCTCGATTACTATATCTTTGTATGCAAGAGAATGTTGCACTTCCTGTGAAATTGTCAGCACTAAGAGCGCTGGATGCAGCCTTAATAAGCCCTGAAATAGTTGCGCAATTTTCAACTCCAAATAGCAACTTGTACAAGCTTGCATTGGAAATGCTAGACGCAGCAAAGCTAGCCCGGCTAAAGTATGCTCTGAGCTCATTATTGAGGAAAATACATGTCTACGAGTTACTCGCTGAAACAACAGAACTCACAGAATCAGTTGTGTCCGAATTAACAAATGCATATATGTTTGCTCCAACACTTATGTCTCAACCAAAGCGGCAATTGCCGGCAAGTGCACGTATAGAATTTGAACGCGAGCCGGGTACGCATAGCCATTTAATAGCGTATTTCTCACACCACAAACTTATGCATCGAGTTCTTTTGGCCCTTATTTCTTCGAAATCCAATGTTTGTCTCATAAAAGCTATTCGCCACTTTCTCTTATGTCTCGCTGAAACCACTGAAGGTCTATTGTATCTTTTAGATATCcctgaaattacaaaaatgattttgagaGCTTTACACTACGATCGTCCTGGGCTTGGTTGTCTTCTTGCTTGGCGACTTCAGGTTGTGCAGTGCTTGATTTCTCTGCAAAGTAGTGACTGgacatatttaaaaaaattacattcattCTTGGCTTATCCTGAAGGTCTGCGTGCAATAATTGCAGTTGTACCTATGGACAAATTCATAGAAATTCTGTTGCCTTACTTGTCTGATGTTACTCTAGGAGAATTTGCGGCAGAAATAATCTCAATGATTGTACGCTACTCAGATCACGTTGAGATCTTTCAAAACCGTGCTACTGATATCTTGGAAAAATCAAGGAATCACCCAGTCTTAAGAGAAGTTACATCCTATCTAACAATAGCAATGCAGCGCACTAGTTGGGATTACAGTGATGTGTCATCTTTAGTAATTGTTATCCGTAAGCATTCGAATAGAGCCCCTTCATTGCCTGGGGAATTGGTCACTGCTTGTAGAATACTTGTCTATTTAATCTTCCCATCAAAAAACGACTCTGATCCAATGGAACCATATGTTGAGCTGAAGCACTGTAATGCTTTGACACAATTATTTGCTGCTGGAGGCCTTCCTGCTCTCCTTACAGTTATGACAAATATTGCTGAATTTTACGAACAACCGTACTTACATCGAGCTGCTTTGACTGGTAGAAGAGGTTTGGCTTTGGCAGCTCTGCTCTTACCCTGTGTTAAACTAATAGGTGCTATGTTGGATCGACTAGTTAAATGTATGGGTACAGATTTCAAGGATTTGACAGCAGTAGTCCCTCTTCTTGGTGTCTATTCTTTAGTAGAAGCCATGCCAAGTACACGATTTGTCCATAATctttcaaatgaaattgttgaaacacTATTAATATTTACAAGAGCGGTTGACGCTGATGGCTCAGGAAATGTTGCTAAATCTTTATGGACACAAATGTTGGGGGAAGTATTGAAAATGGTTGCTTTGAGTCCATGCAATTTCGTGCCTGGCATAAAACTTTTGGAGCGATTGCTTCCTCCAATTTTGAACTTTAAAGAAATTGCTCCTGAAGACGTCCCACGTATGTTGGGACAAAGAAAACTTTGGTCTGCACATTTACAAGCCCAAGCCACTAACTTGACTGAAACATTACGTTTGCTCTGCAACAGCTGGAATATTGATTTGTTGACGTTATTGTCTAGCGTTTGTAAGCAGCTAAGCGACCTCGCTGCACCAACTGCTCTATTAGTTGGAAGATGCTTGCTAGATAGTGTACTGGCTGCAACtccgttggaaaaaaatataccgatATTAGTATTGCTTGGAGATCTCGTTAGACATGCTCCATTAAAAGCAACGCTACTAACTTTAACTAGCCCTGCAGCTAGAGCACAAGTTAAATCTGATCAACGCTACCCACCTGTGATTGAATTGTTATGCTCTACTTTGAAAACTACTTCAGACAATTTCGTGCAACGCGAAATCTTGGATATTCTTGTAACTCTGTGTGATTCAACTTTGAGTTTGATAGACTTGGATGCAAGTGAAACGTTTGAAAAGCGATTGACCCATTCAGTGCCTAGCAAAGAACCACTCCTTGCCATTATTACAACACTCATTGAAATTTTAGCAAATGCACCTAAATATCAACTCGATATCTTGAAGCATACATTGAATGCATTAATATCTTTAACAGCTCACAATTATGGACTTTATCATGTCAAAAGCTGTCTAGAAAGTCATCCTGCAGCATTATTTGAATTGTTGGAACATGTGTCAAATTTGGATGACGGcgacgagaataaaaaatgtgtctCAGGATTAACAGTCACTTTTTTGGAGTCACTAATTTCCTGCAAATTGCCAACAAGAACTTTATTTTTACGTGTACAACAGCTGGCATCTGTAATTTCGTGGGGTAAAACCAATCATCCGTTAGAACAATATGAAGACACAAAAGACTTAGTAGAAGCTCTGAAGAACGTTGAGcaaaaagaagagaaggaatCAATACCTGAAATGTTGGAGCCCCTACTTCCAACTCCTGAGGCATTGctaaatcaattttcacagAGATCTTTTGGCCTCATCACCCGTCCAATAAAACGATCAGAAAAGTTAATGTTTGGACCAAATCACCAGCCACTGCATGAAATTGCAGTTGATCTTTTAACTTTGGCCACTGAGCTGTTACCAGCTGATTTTAACTTACTATCTGAAACACAACGTTTGTGTACCAAGGCACCACCTAATGACACGAATCAATCTGTACAACCAAAAGCTCAAATAGACAATCAAGATAATCGAGATCCGCAAAAATCCAGCACTTCCACTGCTAAAACAAAGCAGCCATTTG TGACACCAATGCGAGGAAGAGCTCAATTTACAAATTCTATGAGAGGAGGGCCAGCAGCTGGTGGGGTTGGACGTGGTGCAGATCCGTTCCGTTCAAGACCACCCAATACTTCAAGACCACCTTCTCTCCACGTAGATGACTTTGTTGCCTTAGAGACTTGTGGAGCGCAGCCCACAGGACCTACAGGCTACAACAAAATTAGTATTCGTGGTCCATGTCCTTCTAGAGGTGTTATGGTTGGATCAGGAGGCAGAGGCAGACCGTGGTTACCTGAAACCCGGCCACCATACCTTcgctaa
- the LOC124176976 gene encoding protein virilizer isoform X2, producing MENVELLFFDTFSHDISEELNLDLVQFPKPVFISEVRIIPLGARVQADFPGGVRLGATNPSQFEIEFFVNDLSKPGASTFESLGGLEYKQNIHIQLECERKQIPTDGLVLRGWYTTITLAVYGTLTKSLSNPPEVPTPAANSTVCVSGSEETPECTAQIPEQSAEWYYENPQPANSTETCVAATPSPPVQPIQTVDPSRNVVPEPVATVPTEQWEEHPGNALIKMGKRPSSPPTESLVSLSPESISAEEEDGDRDGIEIGTVEPFEPILSDEDIMADDAPPSVDYECDVTQVLNQYSLIPPDLLDLNKPVLPTGKKSDDGAGHDRHQKMLCAITKSVLNFINASGQEKETFVHNCETMCLMLNNMDLSKDDFKDFTKVVDAGLDMDLARSHPQPAYKVRHIKVGVRLAEALCKIPHGPAVLLDVKAPSRLLYLCMQENVALPVKLSALRALDAALISPEIVAQFSTPNSNLYKLALEMLDAAKLARLKYALSSLLRKIHVYELLAETTELTESVVSELTNAYMFAPTLMSQPKRQLPASARIEFEREPDIPEITKMILRALHYDRPGLGCLLAWRLQVVQCLISLQSSDWTYLKKLHSFLAYPEGLRAIIAVVPMDKFIEILLPYLSDVTLGEFAAEIISMIVRYSDHVEIFQNRATDILEKSRNHPVLREVTSYLTIAMQRTSWDYSDVSSLVIVIRKHSNRAPSLPGELVTACRILVYLIFPSKNDSDPMEPYVELKHCNALTQLFAAGGLPALLTVMTNIAEFYEQPYLHRAALTGRRGLALAALLLPCVKLIGAMLDRLVKCMGTDFKDLTAVVPLLGVYSLVEAMPSTRFVHNLSNEIVETLLIFTRAVDADGSGNVAKSLWTQMLGEVLKMVALSPCNFVPGIKLLERLLPPILNFKEIAPEDVPRMLGQRKLWSAHLQAQATNLTETLRLLCNSWNIDLLTLLSSVCKQLSDLAAPTALLVGRCLLDSVLAATPLEKNIPILVLLGDLVRHAPLKATLLTLTSPAARAQVKSDQRYPPVIELLCSTLKTTSDNFVQREILDILVTLCDSTLSLIDLDASETFEKRLTHSVPSKEPLLAIITTLIEILANAPKYQLDILKHTLNALISLTAHNYGLYHVKSCLESHPAALFELLEHVSNLDDGDENKKCVSGLTVTFLESLISCKLPTRTLFLRVQQLASVISWGKTNHPLEQYEDTKDLVEALKNVEQKEEKESIPEMLEPLLPTPEALLNQFSQRSFGLITRPIKRSEKLMFGPNHQPLHEIAVDLLTLATELLPADFNLLSETQRLCTKAPPNDTNQSVQPKAQIDNQDNRDPQKSSTSTAKTKQPFVTPMRGRAQFTNSMRGGPAAGGVGRGADPFRSRPPNTSRPPSLHVDDFVALETCGAQPTGPTGYNKISIRGPCPSRGVMVGSGGRGRPWLPETRPPYLR from the exons atggaaaacgtagaattattatttttcgacacATTTTCGCACGATATCTCCGAG GAACTTAACTTAGACCTTGTACAATTTCCTAAGCCCGTGTTCATTAGTGAGGTTCGGATAATACCTCTGGGTGCACGCGTTCAGGCAGACTTTCCAGGGGGCGTCCGGCTAGG agcAACTAATCCATCCCAGTTTGAgatagaattttttgtaaacgaTTTGAGCAAACCTGGAGCTTCAACCTTCGAATCACTGGGAGGCTTGGAATACAAACAAAACATTCACATTCAACTGGAATGCGAACGCAAACAAATACCCACCGATGGACTTGTTTTACGCGGGTGGTATACAACCATTACTTTGGCGGTCTACGGTACTCTCACAAAAAGCTTAAGTAATCCCCCAGAAGTACCTACTCCAGCTGCCAACTCAACAGTATGCGTTAGCGGATCAGAAGAAACTCCAGAATGTACAGCTCAGATACCTGAACAGTCAGCTGAATGGTATTATGAAAACCCACAGCCTGCAAATTCCACG GAAACCTGTGTCGCAGCCACGCCATCCCCACCTGTACAGCCAATACAAACAGTTGATCCTTCAAGGAATGTAGTTCCAGAACCTGTGGCAACTGTTCCAACAGAACAGTGGGAAGAACATCCTGGAAATGCCTTAATAAAAATGGGCAAACGGCCTTCTTCGCCTCCTACAGAATCTTTAGTTTCACTAAGTCCAGAATCAATTTCTGCAGAGGAAGAAGACGGAGATAGAGATGGAATCGAAATAGGAACTGTAGAGCCCTTTGAACCAATCCTCAGTGATGAAGATATTATGGCTGACGATGCCCCACCAAGTGTAGATTATGAATGTGACGTTACGCAAGTACTTAATCAGTATTCTCTAATACCTCCAGATCTACTGGATCTAAACAAGCCTGTGCTACCTACAGGTAAAAAGTCTGATGACGGTGCTGGCCATGATCGGCATCAGAAAATGTTATGTGCCATCACAAAATctgttttaaatttcatcaatgCTTCTGGACAAGAGAAAGAGACATTCGTCCACAATTGTGAAACAATGTGTTTAATGTTAAACAATATGGATTTGAGCAAGGATGATTTCAAGGATTTCACAAAAGTTGTTGATGCAGGACTTGACATGGATTTAGCTCGCAGCCATCCTCAACCTGCCTATAAGGTACGCCATATAAAAGTTGGCGTTCGATTAGCTGAAGCATTATGCAAAATTCCTCACGGACCAGCAGTATTGTTGGATGTAAAAGCTCCATCTCGATTACTATATCTTTGTATGCAAGAGAATGTTGCACTTCCTGTGAAATTGTCAGCACTAAGAGCGCTGGATGCAGCCTTAATAAGCCCTGAAATAGTTGCGCAATTTTCAACTCCAAATAGCAACTTGTACAAGCTTGCATTGGAAATGCTAGACGCAGCAAAGCTAGCCCGGCTAAAGTATGCTCTGAGCTCATTATTGAGGAAAATACATGTCTACGAGTTACTCGCTGAAACAACAGAACTCACAGAATCAGTTGTGTCCGAATTAACAAATGCATATATGTTTGCTCCAACACTTATGTCTCAACCAAAGCGGCAATTGCCGGCAAGTGCACGTATAGAATTTGAACGCGAGCCGG ATATCcctgaaattacaaaaatgattttgagaGCTTTACACTACGATCGTCCTGGGCTTGGTTGTCTTCTTGCTTGGCGACTTCAGGTTGTGCAGTGCTTGATTTCTCTGCAAAGTAGTGACTGgacatatttaaaaaaattacattcattCTTGGCTTATCCTGAAGGTCTGCGTGCAATAATTGCAGTTGTACCTATGGACAAATTCATAGAAATTCTGTTGCCTTACTTGTCTGATGTTACTCTAGGAGAATTTGCGGCAGAAATAATCTCAATGATTGTACGCTACTCAGATCACGTTGAGATCTTTCAAAACCGTGCTACTGATATCTTGGAAAAATCAAGGAATCACCCAGTCTTAAGAGAAGTTACATCCTATCTAACAATAGCAATGCAGCGCACTAGTTGGGATTACAGTGATGTGTCATCTTTAGTAATTGTTATCCGTAAGCATTCGAATAGAGCCCCTTCATTGCCTGGGGAATTGGTCACTGCTTGTAGAATACTTGTCTATTTAATCTTCCCATCAAAAAACGACTCTGATCCAATGGAACCATATGTTGAGCTGAAGCACTGTAATGCTTTGACACAATTATTTGCTGCTGGAGGCCTTCCTGCTCTCCTTACAGTTATGACAAATATTGCTGAATTTTACGAACAACCGTACTTACATCGAGCTGCTTTGACTGGTAGAAGAGGTTTGGCTTTGGCAGCTCTGCTCTTACCCTGTGTTAAACTAATAGGTGCTATGTTGGATCGACTAGTTAAATGTATGGGTACAGATTTCAAGGATTTGACAGCAGTAGTCCCTCTTCTTGGTGTCTATTCTTTAGTAGAAGCCATGCCAAGTACACGATTTGTCCATAATctttcaaatgaaattgttgaaacacTATTAATATTTACAAGAGCGGTTGACGCTGATGGCTCAGGAAATGTTGCTAAATCTTTATGGACACAAATGTTGGGGGAAGTATTGAAAATGGTTGCTTTGAGTCCATGCAATTTCGTGCCTGGCATAAAACTTTTGGAGCGATTGCTTCCTCCAATTTTGAACTTTAAAGAAATTGCTCCTGAAGACGTCCCACGTATGTTGGGACAAAGAAAACTTTGGTCTGCACATTTACAAGCCCAAGCCACTAACTTGACTGAAACATTACGTTTGCTCTGCAACAGCTGGAATATTGATTTGTTGACGTTATTGTCTAGCGTTTGTAAGCAGCTAAGCGACCTCGCTGCACCAACTGCTCTATTAGTTGGAAGATGCTTGCTAGATAGTGTACTGGCTGCAACtccgttggaaaaaaatataccgatATTAGTATTGCTTGGAGATCTCGTTAGACATGCTCCATTAAAAGCAACGCTACTAACTTTAACTAGCCCTGCAGCTAGAGCACAAGTTAAATCTGATCAACGCTACCCACCTGTGATTGAATTGTTATGCTCTACTTTGAAAACTACTTCAGACAATTTCGTGCAACGCGAAATCTTGGATATTCTTGTAACTCTGTGTGATTCAACTTTGAGTTTGATAGACTTGGATGCAAGTGAAACGTTTGAAAAGCGATTGACCCATTCAGTGCCTAGCAAAGAACCACTCCTTGCCATTATTACAACACTCATTGAAATTTTAGCAAATGCACCTAAATATCAACTCGATATCTTGAAGCATACATTGAATGCATTAATATCTTTAACAGCTCACAATTATGGACTTTATCATGTCAAAAGCTGTCTAGAAAGTCATCCTGCAGCATTATTTGAATTGTTGGAACATGTGTCAAATTTGGATGACGGcgacgagaataaaaaatgtgtctCAGGATTAACAGTCACTTTTTTGGAGTCACTAATTTCCTGCAAATTGCCAACAAGAACTTTATTTTTACGTGTACAACAGCTGGCATCTGTAATTTCGTGGGGTAAAACCAATCATCCGTTAGAACAATATGAAGACACAAAAGACTTAGTAGAAGCTCTGAAGAACGTTGAGcaaaaagaagagaaggaatCAATACCTGAAATGTTGGAGCCCCTACTTCCAACTCCTGAGGCATTGctaaatcaattttcacagAGATCTTTTGGCCTCATCACCCGTCCAATAAAACGATCAGAAAAGTTAATGTTTGGACCAAATCACCAGCCACTGCATGAAATTGCAGTTGATCTTTTAACTTTGGCCACTGAGCTGTTACCAGCTGATTTTAACTTACTATCTGAAACACAACGTTTGTGTACCAAGGCACCACCTAATGACACGAATCAATCTGTACAACCAAAAGCTCAAATAGACAATCAAGATAATCGAGATCCGCAAAAATCCAGCACTTCCACTGCTAAAACAAAGCAGCCATTTG TGACACCAATGCGAGGAAGAGCTCAATTTACAAATTCTATGAGAGGAGGGCCAGCAGCTGGTGGGGTTGGACGTGGTGCAGATCCGTTCCGTTCAAGACCACCCAATACTTCAAGACCACCTTCTCTCCACGTAGATGACTTTGTTGCCTTAGAGACTTGTGGAGCGCAGCCCACAGGACCTACAGGCTACAACAAAATTAGTATTCGTGGTCCATGTCCTTCTAGAGGTGTTATGGTTGGATCAGGAGGCAGAGGCAGACCGTGGTTACCTGAAACCCGGCCACCATACCTTcgctaa